Below is a genomic region from Thermoanaerobaculia bacterium.
ATGTACGACCGGATCACCGGCGAAGACCCGTACGCCCGCCCGATGCGCATCTACCCCGCGATCCACTACGCGATGGGCGGGCTCTGGGTCGACTACAACCTGATGAGCAACCTCCCCGGCCTCCACGTGATCGGCGAGGCGAACTTCTCCGACCACGGCGCGAACCGGCTGGGCGCGAGCGCCCTGATGCAGGGGCTCGCCGACGGCTATTTCATCCTCCCCTACACGATCGGCGACTATCTCGCGCGCGTCTCCCCGAAGGACCGGCTGCCGGCCGACCACGCGGCGTTCCGCGCCGCGGAGAACGAGGCGCGCGACCGCATGCACCGGCTCCTTTCCGCGGGCGGCACCCGAAGCGTCGATTCCTTCCACCGAGAGCTCGGCGACCTCCTCTGGAACCGGTGCGGCATGGCGCGCAACCGCAAGGGGCTCGAGGAGGCGCTCGCGAAGATCCCCGAGATCCGCGAGGACTTCTCGAGGAACGTCCGCGTGTCGCAGGAGGGCGAGGCGTTCAACCAGTCGCTCGAGAAGGCGGGCCGCGTCGCGGACTTCATGGAATTCGCCGAGCTCCTCGTCAAGGACGCGCTGTGGCGCGACGAATCGTGCGGCGCGCACTTCCGGGAAGAGCATCAGACGCCGGAGGGCGAGGCCCTCCGGAACGACGAACGGTTCTGCAAGGTGGCGGCCTGGGAGTTCTCCGGGGTCGGTGGAGAGCCGGTCCTCCACGAGGAGCCGCTCCAGTTCGAATACGTCCACCTCGCGCAGCGGAGCTACAAATGAAGCTGAACCTGAGGATCTGGCGCCAGAACGGCCCCCGGGACAAGGGAGCGCTCGCCGCCTACCCGCTCGACAAGCTCGAGCCCGACATGTCCTTCCTCGAGATGCTCGACGTCTTGAACGAGAAGCTCCTCCACCAGGGCGAGCGCCCGGTCGCATTCGACAACGACTGCCGGGAGGGGATCTGCGGGACCTGCGGATTCATGATCGGCGGCATCGCGCACGGTCCCCTCAAGCTGACGACCGCGTGCCAGCTCTTCCTCCGCCACTTCCGCGACGGCGACACGGTGGTCGTCGAGCCGTTCCGCTCCCGAGCGTTTCCCGTCGTCAAGGACCTCGTCGTCGACCGCGGCGCGCTCGACCGGATCATGCAGGCGGGCGGGTTCATCGCGGCGCGCACGGGGAGCGCGCCCGAGGCGAACGCGATCCTCGTCGACAAGA
It encodes:
- the sdhA gene encoding succinate dehydrogenase (quinone) flavoprotein subunit, translated to LVVEGGRARGIVVRDLATGEIFSRTADAVVLGTGGYGNVFYLSTNAKGCNVTAAWRAHRRGAYFANPCFTQIHPTCIPVTGDHQSKLTLMSESLRNDGRIWVPKKAGDTRAPRDIPEAERDYYLERKYPAFGNLVPRDVASRNSKEVCDEGRGVGPGGRGVYLDFAEAIGRLGVGVIRERYGNLFEMYDRITGEDPYARPMRIYPAIHYAMGGLWVDYNLMSNLPGLHVIGEANFSDHGANRLGASALMQGLADGYFILPYTIGDYLARVSPKDRLPADHAAFRAAENEARDRMHRLLSAGGTRSVDSFHRELGDLLWNRCGMARNRKGLEEALAKIPEIREDFSRNVRVSQEGEAFNQSLEKAGRVADFMEFAELLVKDALWRDESCGAHFREEHQTPEGEALRNDERFCKVAAWEFSGVGGEPVLHEEPLQFEYVHLAQRSYK
- a CDS encoding succinate dehydrogenase/fumarate reductase iron-sulfur subunit, whose amino-acid sequence is MKLNLRIWRQNGPRDKGALAAYPLDKLEPDMSFLEMLDVLNEKLLHQGERPVAFDNDCREGICGTCGFMIGGIAHGPLKLTTACQLFLRHFRDGDTVVVEPFRSRAFPVVKDLVVDRGALDRIMQAGGFIAARTGSAPEANAILVDKKSADMAMDAAACIGCGACVAACPNGSAMLFTSAKVAHLALLPQGHPERRLRALRMVDAMDVEGFGSCSNHGECEAVCPKGIRLDVIARLNREYLAASAVAEREPVRKV